TCTGGTTTGCCGCTAACCTTTAAACTTTAACCTCTCCGCTTTACGCTAATTATGAGTGAATTAAGAAAGAACATTTTGAATGAAGCCCATCGCATTGTGGTGAAGATCGGTTCCCGCATTTTGGTGGATTCCGAGAAGGGTGGCGTCCGTACCCGTTACATCCAGAAACTGGCTGATTCCGTGGCTCGCCTTATGGAAGCTGGCAAGGAAGTGGTGATTGTGACTTCCGGTGCTGTAGGTACCGGCATGAGCCAGCTGGGCTACAAGGAAAAGCCCACGGTTATCGCCGAGAAGCAGGCTTGCGCCGCTGTGGGCCAGATCGACCTGATGTACGCTTACCGCGAAATGTTCCGCTGGTGTCAACTTTCCGTTGGCCAGATTCTTTTGTCTGCCGAGGACTTCCGCGACCGTAACCGCTACAAGAACTTGCAGAACACCATCAAGGCCATGCTTACCCGTAAGATTGTTCCCATCATTAACGAGAACGACTCCTTGGCGGTTGCCGAAATCAAGGTGGGCGATAACGACAAGCTGTCTTCCGACGTTGCATTGTTCCTTGATGCCGACTTGCTCTTGATCTTTACCGACGAAGACGGCCTCTTCGATGACAATCCCAAGAAGAATCCCAACGCACGCTTGCTGCGTTTCGTTCCCGAGATTACTCCTGCGGTTCTCGCCTTGGCAGGCAAGCCCGGTGAAGCGGGCTCCGCTGTAAGTACCGGCGGTATGCGTAGTAAGCTTGAGGCCATCCGCAACGTAACCAAGAGCGGCTGCAATGCGTTCC
This DNA window, taken from Fibrobacter sp., encodes the following:
- the proB gene encoding glutamate 5-kinase, with amino-acid sequence MSELRKNILNEAHRIVVKIGSRILVDSEKGGVRTRYIQKLADSVARLMEAGKEVVIVTSGAVGTGMSQLGYKEKPTVIAEKQACAAVGQIDLMYAYREMFRWCQLSVGQILLSAEDFRDRNRYKNLQNTIKAMLTRKIVPIINENDSLAVAEIKVGDNDKLSSDVALFLDADLLLIFTDEDGLFDDNPKKNPNARLLRFVPEITPAVLALAGKPGEAGSAVSTGGMRSKLEAIRNVTKSGCNAFLACGMRVLPHEVILEQAEGTLFVGSKKKLNSRQRWLSFITTPRGSVVVDEGGVKALREKHSSLLPVGVVSVKKHFDKGDLIEVLCESGEAVARGVAKFDSETLKLVLHKKTAEIHALLGKDVADELVHKNDLVVF